The genomic interval TGGGTCAAGAAACACCGCTTGACCCTGCCAACCTGCCTCAGTCCTGCCCGTTCTCTGAGATAGAGATCTTTGAAGCACCGATAGATTGGCCCCTGTAGCTATGCTTGGATTGTGCGCCAGCAGAACCTAACAAAACCGAATCTGTTGTTGGGTGATCCTTCGTTTCGCCCAATCTACGGTTTGCTTGATAACTAACCCTGGGGTAGCGTACCCAGCCAGTCTATCAGCAGCGGGTTGACTACCTCGGGGCGCTCGTCATGGGGGCAGTGGCCGGTGTTGGGGATACTGTGGAAGGTGACTAGGCTAGGACGGGCTACGTCTTCAGCGAGTTTGCGGTAGACCTCGGCCCCTTTGATCGGCGTCCAGGGGTCGTTTTCGCCCCAGAGCACCAGCAGCGGCTGGGTGATGTGGGGCAGCAGGTCGTCGGGTTTTGGCCCGGGCGGCGCAGTGACAATGGAGGCGAACACCTTTTGGGCGGTGGGCTTGCAGGCGGGGGTGTAGATCATCTCGATCAGCTCGTCGGTAATGGCGGCGCGATCGCGGTACACCTGCTGGAGCGAGCTGCGAATGCGGCCCTTGCGGCGCACCTGGTTAAACACAATTGGGCCGACTCGGGGCGAACTCACCAGCCAGGTAAAGGCTCCCATGATCCAGGTCAGGGGCGGGTGCAGCTCTTCGGGGCGGTGGTTGAGGCCCCCGGCGCAGTTGAGCACTGCCCCAGCCTGCGCCTTGTCAGGATGGTTGGCCAGCATCATCAGCGTCAGCAGGCCGCCGATGGAGTTGCCAACGAAGATGGCGGGGGTGTGGATAAATTCGGCCCAGAAGTCGGCCAGCAGGTCTTGCCAGAGGTCGAGGGTGTAGGGCAGCTCGGGCTGGTCAGAGTCGCCAAAGCCCAGCAGGTCGATCGCATAAACCCGGTGCCCCGCCGCCGCCAGGGCCGGAATATTCTTGCGCCAGTGGCCGAGGGATGCGCCAAAGCCGTGGATCAGCACGATGGGGGTGCCTTCACCCGCTAGGGTGTAGGCGATGTTGTGGCCCTGCCAGACCCAGGTGTGCTTTTCGAGCGATGCCAGCGAGAGGGAAACCAGTTCAGCGACCATGGCCAGAGATGTAACGAAGTGTGACTGTAACCATGATACAGGGTTCGCCTGGGTCACTTGATCTACGCAGTCACCAAGGTGGCGATGGCTGCACTGTAAACATAGCTAAACGAACACCACAATCGAGCGGCTTAGGCCAAGATCGGCAGTAACGTTAGTTAGCCTTACCGACCTCAGCGGCATGCCCCAGCCCAGTCACCATCGCCTGTTTCAAGAAAAAACCCTCAATCAAGCGCTCAAGGGGTTTCTGTTCCCCGCCGATATTGCGGCGCGACACCAAAAGCTGTTGCGGTGGGTGCAGGCCCTAGAGAGCGGCACCCTGGATGCGGTGAAAGAAACCTCGCTGCACGGCGACTTTCTGCGGGATGTGTTTCAAGATCAAAGGTAGCGATGAAAGCCTTGCCATTCTTCAAAAACCATCTGTTGAAATGGACATGTGTACCTACAGCTTCATTAGCAGAATTTGATAGTACTTCCATAGATAGGACACTTTATGCCCGTTAAGCCCCTTACCCGAATCACCTTAGACCCTGAAGTGATGGGGGGTAAACCCTGTATTCGCGGATTGAGGGTTACGGTTGGTACCGTTGTCGGTCTACTGGCAGCGGGGCGCACCATGGATGCCATTCTCCAGGCCTATCCATATTTAGAGCCAGAAGATATTTATGAAGCCCTCTCCTATGCCGCATGGCGAGCTGACGAGATCGAAGTGCCGCTAGCCTCTGCATGAAGCTTGTCATCGACATGAACTTGTCACCCGATTGGGTACCAGTTCTCATCCAGGCAGGCTACGACGCAGTCCATTGGTCAACCATCGGTGATCCCCGTGCCAGCGACAAAACCATCATGGCTTGGGCCGCAGCAAACAGTTGTGTTGTGTTTACCCATGATTTAGATTTCGGTGCCATTCTGGCTACTACACAAGCCGAAACCCCCAGCGTTATTCAACTCCGAAGCCAAGACATTTTGCCTGATACAGCAGCCAACCCAATTCTGGCAGCACTGCAACAGTTCTCGATTGAGCTGGAAACGGGTGCCTTGATTACTATTGATGAGACTCGAACCAGAGCAAGGATTTTACCGATTCGTTAAAAGGCTTGCAGCGCCCTGAGAATACTCAGGCTGCCCTTTATAGGTAGGTCAAACCGTGAAACAAATGCAAAATCCCCTCGCCAGGTTCAGCCTGCCGAGGGGATTTTAGAGTTTAAGGTGTAGGTGGGTCAAGCCACACTGTCTACCCGGCGGGTGGGGCGCTTGCGCTCGCTCTTGCGAATGCCGCCTGCCATTTCATACTCATAGCTGTCTTTGCCATACTTGGCCGCCACCGCAATCAGCATGCGCTCTGAAAGCACTCTCATTTCTTTTTCGGTGTCTTGCACCACGCTGAGGGCGCGATCGGCAAACGACAGCGATTCGTTGTAGGTAGCGAGCTGAGACCTGAGCTTATCCAGCTCTAGCAAATAGCTGTCTAGGGTCAGCCCGTCGCCCAGGTTTAGGCTGGGGCTGATCGATTTAAGCCCGGCGGCGCGGCGAACGCCCTTTTCGAGCACGGGCGAGCTTCTTTTTTGGCGTGGCATGGGATGCACCTTAAATCAGGTTTACCGTTCCAAGATGGCATTGGTACTAAGGTGCTGAAACCGATGCTTCTGCGGGAGTTGACATGTGCCTGTGGGCCAAAGAACCTCGGTATTTTTGCCATCATCCGTTCTCGCGAGGTCGTTAATGGTGAGCACAATGGTGCTGCTTTCGAGCAAAACGAGGGCATTGCTTTAACGCAGGCGGATGAATTTGAGGAACAGGAACGCATCCATAATCAGCACTTGCATTTTTATTTAGATCACGAAAGCGATCCTTATGAACGGGGCGATGAATTCAATTGGCCCCGCCATCAATTCGACCAATGGGGCGGTGAATTCGACCAACAGCCGCCTGTTGCTCACAAATACCTGTGGTTTTGCGGCGATCGCCGGAGCAATACCAATAGACTAGACAGTGGCACCCTCCAACCCGCGCATTCTTAGCGGGTTAATCTAGCGCTTCAACGGTAGCTTCAAGCTCAGGGCGGGTTGGGATCGGTTGGCCAAAGCCATTGATCAGCGGACTTTGCTCCAGGCGCTGCTGGGCGGTGGCGCGATCGAGGGGCTGCACCTGCTGACGCACCGTCTCAATGTTCTGTTCGCCGGGGGTGACAAACAGCTGCTCGCCACTGGTCAAAACCACCTCTTCTCCACCCTCCGTCAGCCGAAAGGTAACCTCCCCTTCCCAGGAAAAGATTTCCACCGGGGCGGTGGGGTCGTCTCCGATGTTGACAAACACCGTGGTGCCGCGAATGCCCGCAATCCCAGCTGGGGTGACGATATCTACGGGGCCAGTCGGGGTGCCCTGCACCCAGGTGATCATTTGGCCGGAGTCTAGCAGTAGCTGGTTGGGCTGTAGGGTCAGGGTGGCATCGCCGCCGATGCGAAACACGGCCCCGGTAACTAGCCCCACCTCGGCCAGGGCTTGATCGGCGGTGGTGATGCGATCGCCGTAGGCCATGGCCTGGTCTAGTTGGGCGGGTGCGGGCTCCCCCTGGCCCAGGCTGACCAAAACCGGGGTGGCGACAATATCCTGAATGGTGGCGATTCGCGAAGCGATCCCTTCAGGAATCGCATCGGACGATGGGGCAGTTTCCCCTGGGGGGTCAACCCTCGGTTCGCAACCTGCGATCGCCATCCCTCCAGCCAGCGCCAGAGCGATGGTCAGAGCCCGACCGGGAAGAACCAGCGCGATTTCTCTGAGAACCTGTTGCATAGTTATGGTGGAGCTAAGGGGGTATAAGGGGTAGGTCATAGGATTAATATTCAGCCTGAGCCCCTGAGTTTCCGGCAAATGGTTCTGGCAATCGGCGGGGAGTTGGCTGGTTGTTTGGTCAAGCTGATGCTCTAGAGGCCCTGCTTCTAGCAGCATCTCAATGAGCAACCGATCAAAGGGGCTTCTGGTCCAAGTAGTGGGAGGAAAAACCTGGTGGAACTGGCAATCTGGCTATCGGTGGTGCTGGCCATTCTTGGCTTTGGCATGGGGGTAATGGTGTGGGCCTACCGTCGGCCCCTGGGCAATAGCGCCCTCTTTCCGTCGCCGGTGGTGGAGCTGTCGATGCCGATTGGCGACGCGGCCCGGAGCCAGTTTGAGTCAGGCTGCACCGACTTTGCCCAGGGCCGCTACCCGGCGGCGATTGACCAGTTCACCGCCGTCATGGTGGCCGAGCCCGACTGCGCCGAGGCGTTTCACAACAGTGGCCTGGCCTACGCCAACCTGGGCACCGACGGCCTGGCGGTGCAGGCTCTGCTCAAAGCCAGCGACCTGTACGACCGCCAGGGCACCAAGGCCGGGCTGGATCGGGTCAAACAGCAGCTCGAACAAATTGCTGGACGGCGGGGCCTCAAGCCTCGCGCCGCCGCCCAGGAGCCGTGAAGATGGCCAAACAGCGCCTGGATGCCCTGCTGGTGGAGCGGGGCCTGTGTGAGTCGCGGCAGCAGGCCCAGCGGCTGATTCGGGCTGGGGAGGTGCAGGTGAACCACGCCGTGGTGGATAAACCGGGCACCCCCGTGGCCCAGGACGTGGAACTGCTGGTAAAAACGCGATCGCCCTACGTGTCGCGCGGCGGCGAAAAGCTGGCCCGCGCCCTGGAAGAGTTTCCCATTGCGATCGCCGGTCGCATTGCCCTCGATGGGGGCATTTCCACCGGCGGCTTTACCGACTGCCTGCTGCAGGCCGGGGCGGCACAGGTCTACGGCATCGACGTGGGCTACGGCCAGGTGGCCTGGGCCCTGCGCCAGGATCCCCGCGTGGTGCTGCGGGAGCGCACCAACCTGCGCCATCTCACCCCAGAACAGCTCTACGGCGAGGGGGAACCGCGACCGGATCTGGGGGTGATGGATGTGTCGTTCATTTCGCTGACCAAGGTGCTGCCCGCCTTTTGGGCGCTGCTGGGGCCGCCGCGGGAGGTGGTGCTGCTGGTGAAGCCCCAGTTCGAGGTGGGGCGCGATCGCGTCGGCAAGAAGGGTGTCGTGCGCGACCCTGGGGATCAGGCGGCGGCAATCGCCTCTGTGCTTGAAACGGCCCAGGGCCTGGGTTGGGCCTACCGGGGCCTGACCTGGTCGCCCCTGCTGGGACCAGCGGGCAACATCGAGTACCTGCTGTGGCTGAGTCAGGCCGCAGCGGGGGAGAGCCACCCCACCCCCAGCCTGGAGGACTTGAAGACGCTGGCGGTAAACGCTCGCCTCAGTTTGGGGAACTAATACCACCTGGCAGACCTGGAGCGACCTTGGCGGGGGTGTCAGGTTTCAGAGTCTGGGGTTCAGGAATGATGGGTGGGCTGGTGCCTTCAGGGACTGGTATCGCTACGGGTGTCAGGGGTGTGGGCCTGCGACAGCTCGTGCAGCAGTGCCAGGGCCAGCTCGGCCTGGGCGACGGGCACAAACAGGTGGTCGTGGTAGAAGGCCGACACCGGGTTGACGCTGATGCCATGGCTGGCCAGTTGGGTGGCGATCGCGGCCAAAAACCCCACTGCCTCCAGGCTGGAGTGCACGGTAAGGGTAATCATGGCAAAAACGGCATCGTAGGGCAGGCCCGCGGCATCGGCCTGGGAGCGCAGCAACATTAGCGTCAGCCCTTCATCTTCATGAAACAGGCCGATGGTCTGACTGGTGAGGGTGCCCACCTGGTCGGCTGGCAGGGTGCAGAACACGTACTCTCCCTGGCGCTGCATGGGCTGCATAGTGGCGAGTAATTGGTTGAGGTTGGTTTCTCCGGCCATACAACCCTGTGAATACTAGGTGGTTCTGGATCCCAGAGTGGCGACTGGAGCGCCAAAAATGCGATCGCTAAACCGCACATACCAGGCCGCCGCCTGCACCTGAATGATATAGGCCATGGCGATAATCAGAGCAATTTCGGACCCCTGCTCGCGGCCAAAGCTGGTCATGGCGATCGCCAGCGCGATCGACAGGTTGCGCATCACAGTACCGTAAACCAGGGCGATCGCATCTCCCCGCTTAAACAGCAGCTTGCCCACCAGGGTGCTGAGCAAAAAGTTGCCCGCATACAGCAAGGCCAGGGGCAGCAAAAACGACAGCAAAATGCCTGGGTTGCCGACGATATCCCTGGCCTTGAGAGCCATGGCCACAAACACCACCCCCAACACCCCCAGGGTGGAGAAGGCGGGGAACTTCTGCTTCAGGTTTTTGTGGTACTTGTCGGCTCCTACGGTGCGAATCAGCGCCACGCGGGTCGCCAACCCCAGCACCATGGGCAAAAACACAATTACCAGAATCTGGCGAAAGATGTCGCCCAGGGGAATGTCCACCACCGCCCCCATCAGCCCCTTGGCGTAGAAGGGGGTCGCCACGGAGCCCAAAATCAGGCCAATCACCGTCATCTTGACGGCAGCGCTCACGTTACCCTGGGCAAACCCGGTCCAGGAAATGGTCATGCCGCTGGTGGGCAGCAGCGAGGCCAGCAGCAGGCCCAGGGCCACCAGGGGCTGGTCAGCGAAAAAGATTTGCCCCATGCCAAAGGCAAAGAACGGTACCACGGCAAAGTTGATCAGCTGGGTGACCAGCTGTACTTTGGTATCTCCCCCCGACAGCACCTCCTGCAGCTGCAGGTTCACCATCATCGGGTAGACCATCAAGAACGTGAGCGGAATAATCAGCGCCTTCAGCGGGGCCGGATTGATCAGCGCCCCCACCACAATGCCTGCCACCATACAGGCTGGAACCGACCAGACCAAATTTTTTTGAATGAATTGCAGCAGCTTCCACACAGCGATCGCCTTCCTTAACGACAACTCCCATTCCGTCTAGCCCAGGGCCGATTAGCGGGTCAGCCAACCGCTAAACCGCTGCGGGCTGCGCCGCCGACAGACGGGCCATCACCGCCTGCATGCTTTGGCTGGCCTCTTCGGCGATCTCTCTAGCCTGGGGACTGGAGAGCACGGCGAACATGGCCAGCGGGTCAATGGCTGAGACCTCTACCCGGCCATTGTCGCGGGCTTGCACCACCACGTTGCAGGGGAAAAGCACTCCGGCCTTGTCGTCCAGTTGCAGCATGGCGTGGGCCACCTGGGGATGGCACGCACCCAAGATGGTGTAGCGGCGAAAGTCAACTCCCAATTTTTTCTTAAAGGCGGCCTGAGCATCGATCTCGGTGAGAACGCCAAAGCCCTCCTGGGCGAGGGCTGCGGTCACCAGGGCGATCGCCTCCTCAAACCCGACAGACAACATCGTGCTGAAGTGATACATAAACAAGAATCCTCAATTAGAAACAAATAGAGGACTAGCAAGAACACTTGTCCTCTATGAATCATTACATAGCCAAATAGTAAAATAGTCAAGCAAGCTACCCTTGCCTGGGGTGGGTATAGCCTGGTGGCAAGCCTGCGATCGCTGGTCGTCCGCCTGATGAGCAGTCTCCCTGCCCCACCCAGGGAGACGATCACCCTAGTGCTCTGTCAAGCCTCAACGGTGTCTACATTTGGGGTGGCCTGCGGTCAAACGTTACCAGGGTGAGAAAGACAGCACCGCCAGGGATATCCGCACGGCGATAGTCGGGCCTGAAAAGGTATGGCAAAGGACGGTGTTAGGGTTCTCGAGTGGCGGCTGCTCCGCTATGCTGAATGCTCACCCTCATCCACCGCTGCGTAGCCTAGACCGTGCTGGACTCGTTGCTCTTCCCCCTGGACGACTGGCTGGCAGACCCAACCCTCCCCGCTGCCGAGGGGGCAGACTACTACTATCAAAGCCAGTGCCCTCGCACCGGGTGGCACCGCCTGCCCCGTACCGCCTTGGCCAGGGCAGTAGCCCAGCGGCTGATGGCACAGCTTGGCACCCCTGCCGAGGGCAAAATGTACGGCGTGCTGCTGGTGCAAACCCCAACTGGGATAGGGGTGCTCAAAGCGTTTTCGGGGCTGTGGCAGGGGCAGGCGCAGGTGCCGGGCTGGGTGCCGCCCATACCGGGGCGATCGCAGGTCGCGCAGCAGGAGGCCCACACCCTGGCTCAGCTGGCGATGATCAAAGACCGGCTGCTCACCCTGCAAACATTGCCGCAGCGAGGGGTCTACGATGACCTGCTCCAGCAGCAGGCCGAGGCCCGCCAGAGGTTAAACCAGTGTCACCGCGATCGCAAGCAAGCCCGCGCCCAGCAGCGCCAAACCCTCGCCCGCACCCTGACCGGAAACTCCCTCGCCGAGGCCCTAGCCGCCCTGGAGCACCAGAGCCGGGGAGACAAGGCCGAGCTGCGACGATTTAAGCAGCGGTGGGGCGATCGCCTCGCCCCTCTGGCCGCCAAAATGCAGGCCGCTGATGCAGAAATCGCCGCCCTCAGACAGCAGCGCCGCGACCTCTCCCGCCAGCTCCAGGCCGATATGCACGCCGCCTACCGCCTTGCCAACTTTGCCGGGGAATCGGTGGTGATCCAGAATTTGGCAGCTGGGGGCAACCTGCCCACGGGCACGGGCGACTGCTGCGCTCCCAAGCTGCTGCACACCGCCGCCCAGTATGGCCTGCGGCCCCTGGCCCTGGCGGAGTTCTGGTGGGGACCGGCCCAGGGGGACAGACAGCCGGGCCAGTTTTACGGGGCCTGCGCCGAACGCTGCCAGCCGATCATGGGATTTCTGCTGTCGGGCCTGTCGGCCCAGGTGTTGCAGACCGTAAATCTCCCCGTCGGGGCGCAGCATGCTGTGCCCCGACCCGCAGGAGCCATTCAAGTTGCCCTGGGGATTCCCGTGCTGTACCAGGATCCCTGGCTGATCGCGGTGGACAAACCGGCGGGGCTGCTGTCGGTGCCGGGGCGAACCGGCGATCGCGCCGACAGCGTGCTCTCCCGCCTGGGCCTGACGCTGCCCCCGGCGGCCTTTCTGCAACCCGTCCACCGCCTCGACCAGGACACCTCCGGGGTGCTGCTGCTGGTCCGCGATGCTGCTACCCACCGCCAGCTCAGCCAGCAGTTTGCCCAGCGCCAGGTGGCCAAAACCTACCAGGCGATCGTGGTGGGGGAGGTTGCAGAAACCTCGGGCATCATTGACCTACCCCTGTGGGGCGACCCCGCCCAGCGCCCCCGGCAAGGGGTAAACTGGCAGCAGGGCAAGCCCAGCCAAACCAAGTTTGAGCTGCTGGGGCGCGAGGGGGCGCGATCGCGAGTGGCTTTCTACCCGCTCACGGGCCGCACCCACCAAATCCGCGTCCATGCCGCTCACCCCCAGGGGCTAAATGCGCCGATCCTAGGCGATCGCCTCTACGGCGGAAGTGAACCGGGGCAGCGACTGCACCTCCATGCCCATCGCCTGGACGTCACCCATCCCCACCGGGGCGAGCTAATGACCCTGACCGCCGCCGTCCCGTTCTAGCTGATGTCTTCAGGCTAGTACTCTGCGGCGTAAGTTGGCCAACCGTTCCTGACACCTGACACCCGACACCCATAACAAGGGTTGTTATATTTCTGCCCGCCAATACTAGGCATCGGCTTCGGGGTCGTAGGTGGAGGCGACGTGCAGTTCCTTCAGCTGGGCCTCGTCCACCCCAGAGGGAGCCTGGGTGAGCAGGCAGCGAGCCTGCTGGGTCTTGGGGAAGGCGATCGCATCGCGGATCGACTCTTCCCCGGCCAGCAGCATCACCAGGCGATCGAGGCCGTAGGCAATGCCGCCGTGGGGCGGGGTGCCATACTCGAAGGCTTCTAGCAAAAAGCCAAACTTGTCGCGGGCCTCGTCGTCGCTGAGGCCAATGGTTTCAAACACCTGGCTCTGCACCTCGGGCTGGTAGATACGCAGGCTGCCGCCGCCGATCTCGTAGCCGTTGAGCACCAGGTCATAGGCCACGGCCCGGGCGGTCTTGAGGTCGTCGATGTCCTCGGGATGGGGCGCGGTGAAGGGGTGGTGCAAGGCTTCCAGCCGCTGTTCGTCGGCGTTCCACTCAAACATGGGGAAATCGGTCACCCACAGCAGGTTGTAGGTGCCCTCGGGGATCAGGTCCATCTCGCGGGCGATCGCCTGGCGCACCCGATCTAGCGTGGCATTGACAATGCTGGTCGGCCCCGCCCCAAACAGCAGCAGGGTGCCCTCGGTGGCTCCGGTGCGGCGCAGCAGCTCCGCCATTTGGTCTTCGTTGAGGTTGTCTTTGATCGCGCCAATCGTGTCCACCGCACCATTGGCCCGCACCCGCACGTAGGCCAGCCCCTTGGCCCCGGCATCCGCCGCAATCTTGAACAGGTCGCCGCCGGGCTTGATCCGCACGTTGGAGATCTGATCGTTGCCGCCCGGAATCGGTAGCACCTTGACGATGCCGCCGTCGGCCACCGCCGCCGAAAACACCTTAAAGCCGCAGCCCTTGACCAGGTCTGACACATCCACCAGCTCCAGGCCGTAGCGGGTGTCGGGCTTGTCGCTGCCGTAGCGGTCCATGGCCTCGGCGTAGGTGAGCCGGGGAAAGGGGCGGGGAACTTCCACACCC from Leptolyngbya sp. KIOST-1 carries:
- a CDS encoding alpha/beta fold hydrolase, yielding MVAELVSLSLASLEKHTWVWQGHNIAYTLAGEGTPIVLIHGFGASLGHWRKNIPALAAAGHRVYAIDLLGFGDSDQPELPYTLDLWQDLLADFWAEFIHTPAIFVGNSIGGLLTLMMLANHPDKAQAGAVLNCAGGLNHRPEELHPPLTWIMGAFTWLVSSPRVGPIVFNQVRRKGRIRSSLQQVYRDRAAITDELIEMIYTPACKPTAQKVFASIVTAPPGPKPDDLLPHITQPLLVLWGENDPWTPIKGAEVYRKLAEDVARPSLVTFHSIPNTGHCPHDERPEVVNPLLIDWLGTLPQG
- a CDS encoding DUF433 domain-containing protein, whose translation is MPVKPLTRITLDPEVMGGKPCIRGLRVTVGTVVGLLAAGRTMDAILQAYPYLEPEDIYEALSYAAWRADEIEVPLASA
- a CDS encoding DUF5615 family PIN-like protein, encoding MKLVIDMNLSPDWVPVLIQAGYDAVHWSTIGDPRASDKTIMAWAAANSCVVFTHDLDFGAILATTQAETPSVIQLRSQDILPDTAANPILAALQQFSIELETGALITIDETRTRARILPIR
- a CDS encoding FecR family protein; this encodes MQQVLREIALVLPGRALTIALALAGGMAIAGCEPRVDPPGETAPSSDAIPEGIASRIATIQDIVATPVLVSLGQGEPAPAQLDQAMAYGDRITTADQALAEVGLVTGAVFRIGGDATLTLQPNQLLLDSGQMITWVQGTPTGPVDIVTPAGIAGIRGTTVFVNIGDDPTAPVEIFSWEGEVTFRLTEGGEEVVLTSGEQLFVTPGEQNIETVRQQVQPLDRATAQQRLEQSPLINGFGQPIPTRPELEATVEALD
- a CDS encoding TlyA family RNA methyltransferase: MAKQRLDALLVERGLCESRQQAQRLIRAGEVQVNHAVVDKPGTPVAQDVELLVKTRSPYVSRGGEKLARALEEFPIAIAGRIALDGGISTGGFTDCLLQAGAAQVYGIDVGYGQVAWALRQDPRVVLRERTNLRHLTPEQLYGEGEPRPDLGVMDVSFISLTKVLPAFWALLGPPREVVLLVKPQFEVGRDRVGKKGVVRDPGDQAAAIASVLETAQGLGWAYRGLTWSPLLGPAGNIEYLLWLSQAAAGESHPTPSLEDLKTLAVNARLSLGN
- a CDS encoding ACT domain-containing protein, coding for MAGETNLNQLLATMQPMQRQGEYVFCTLPADQVGTLTSQTIGLFHEDEGLTLMLLRSQADAAGLPYDAVFAMITLTVHSSLEAVGFLAAIATQLASHGISVNPVSAFYHDHLFVPVAQAELALALLHELSQAHTPDTRSDTSP
- a CDS encoding arsenic resistance protein, with amino-acid sequence MWKLLQFIQKNLVWSVPACMVAGIVVGALINPAPLKALIIPLTFLMVYPMMVNLQLQEVLSGGDTKVQLVTQLINFAVVPFFAFGMGQIFFADQPLVALGLLLASLLPTSGMTISWTGFAQGNVSAAVKMTVIGLILGSVATPFYAKGLMGAVVDIPLGDIFRQILVIVFLPMVLGLATRVALIRTVGADKYHKNLKQKFPAFSTLGVLGVVFVAMALKARDIVGNPGILLSFLLPLALLYAGNFLLSTLVGKLLFKRGDAIALVYGTVMRNLSIALAIAMTSFGREQGSEIALIIAMAYIIQVQAAAWYVRFSDRIFGAPVATLGSRTT
- a CDS encoding DUF302 domain-containing protein, producing MYHFSTMLSVGFEEAIALVTAALAQEGFGVLTEIDAQAAFKKKLGVDFRRYTILGACHPQVAHAMLQLDDKAGVLFPCNVVVQARDNGRVEVSAIDPLAMFAVLSSPQAREIAEEASQSMQAVMARLSAAQPAAV
- a CDS encoding RluA family pseudouridine synthase codes for the protein MLDSLLFPLDDWLADPTLPAAEGADYYYQSQCPRTGWHRLPRTALARAVAQRLMAQLGTPAEGKMYGVLLVQTPTGIGVLKAFSGLWQGQAQVPGWVPPIPGRSQVAQQEAHTLAQLAMIKDRLLTLQTLPQRGVYDDLLQQQAEARQRLNQCHRDRKQARAQQRQTLARTLTGNSLAEALAALEHQSRGDKAELRRFKQRWGDRLAPLAAKMQAADAEIAALRQQRRDLSRQLQADMHAAYRLANFAGESVVIQNLAAGGNLPTGTGDCCAPKLLHTAAQYGLRPLALAEFWWGPAQGDRQPGQFYGACAERCQPIMGFLLSGLSAQVLQTVNLPVGAQHAVPRPAGAIQVALGIPVLYQDPWLIAVDKPAGLLSVPGRTGDRADSVLSRLGLTLPPAAFLQPVHRLDQDTSGVLLLVRDAATHRQLSQQFAQRQVAKTYQAIVVGEVAETSGIIDLPLWGDPAQRPRQGVNWQQGKPSQTKFELLGREGARSRVAFYPLTGRTHQIRVHAAHPQGLNAPILGDRLYGGSEPGQRLHLHAHRLDVTHPHRGELMTLTAAVPF
- the aspS gene encoding aspartate--tRNA ligase yields the protein MRTHYCGTLRASDIGSTVTLFGWVDRRRDHGGVIFIDLRDRTGVVQIVSDPERTPQSYPQADPLRNEYVVKIQGRVSQRLEGSINPKLPTGEIEIYADTIELLNAVRKPLPFQVSTADAESVREDLRLKYRYLDLRRDRMAQNLRIRHEVTKAIRRFLEDQEGFYEVETPILTRSTPEGARDYLVPSRVNPGEFYALPQSPQLFKQLLMVSGVDRYYQIARCFRDEDLRADRQPEFTQLDMEMSFMTQDEILALNEALVAHIFKAVQGVEVPRPFPRLTYAEAMDRYGSDKPDTRYGLELVDVSDLVKGCGFKVFSAAVADGGIVKVLPIPGGNDQISNVRIKPGGDLFKIAADAGAKGLAYVRVRANGAVDTIGAIKDNLNEDQMAELLRRTGATEGTLLLFGAGPTSIVNATLDRVRQAIAREMDLIPEGTYNLLWVTDFPMFEWNADEQRLEALHHPFTAPHPEDIDDLKTARAVAYDLVLNGYEIGGGSLRIYQPEVQSQVFETIGLSDDEARDKFGFLLEAFEYGTPPHGGIAYGLDRLVMLLAGEESIRDAIAFPKTQQARCLLTQAPSGVDEAQLKELHVASTYDPEADA